In Dehalococcoidia bacterium, the following proteins share a genomic window:
- the truA gene encoding tRNA pseudouridine(38-40) synthase TruA yields the protein MPTDPVPSLHRIALVLEYDGTDFAGWQIQPRARTVQGEVSKAVATLYGQPLRLQGASRTDAGAHALYQVAAFTAPARYTPATVRNALNATLPPDVRVVEAYTVPLAFDPRRHARARQYRYLVWNRREASPFWRRFAYHCPHTLHLPRMEQAARLMEGTRDFASFAGPAGRRCTVRTIAQAGITRKGDLLVFTIEGNAFLPGQVRRMVGTLLEVGLGKLSVHAVHALLESPRPSAAGPAVPAHGLFLTRIAYPTFPPVSEAP from the coding sequence ATGCCGACCGATCCTGTCCCCAGCCTGCATCGTATCGCCCTGGTGCTGGAATACGACGGCACCGACTTTGCGGGCTGGCAAATCCAACCCCGCGCCCGCACCGTGCAAGGGGAAGTGAGTAAGGCCGTGGCCACCCTGTATGGTCAACCCCTGCGCCTGCAAGGGGCCAGCCGCACCGATGCCGGTGCCCACGCCCTCTACCAGGTGGCCGCCTTCACCGCTCCCGCCCGCTACACGCCGGCCACGGTGCGCAACGCCTTGAATGCCACCCTCCCCCCTGATGTGCGCGTGGTGGAGGCGTACACAGTCCCCCTAGCCTTTGACCCCCGTCGCCACGCCCGTGCCCGCCAATATCGCTACCTGGTATGGAACCGGCGGGAGGCGTCCCCCTTTTGGCGACGCTTCGCCTACCACTGCCCCCATACCCTACACCTCCCCCGCATGGAACAGGCCGCCCGCCTTATGGAAGGGACTCGGGATTTCGCCTCCTTCGCAGGCCCTGCAGGCCGGCGTTGCACCGTGCGGACCATAGCCCAGGCGGGCATCACCCGCAAAGGCGACCTCCTCGTATTCACCATCGAGGGGAACGCCTTCCTGCCGGGGCAGGTGCGGCGGATGGTCGGCACCCTGCTGGAGGTGGGACTGGGGAAACTGTCCGTGCACGCGGTGCACGCCCTGCTGGAGTCCCCCCGACCTTCGGCGGCTGGCCCGGCCGTGCCAGCGCACGGCCTGTTCCTGACCCGCATAGCCTACCCCACTTTCCCCCCTGTCTCGGAGGCACCATGA
- the hpt gene encoding hypoxanthine phosphoribosyltransferase — translation MATSTHGHDPATSAHLVLLLSQEHLAQGIQRLARHIREDYQGCNPLLVGVLKGAFIFLADLVRALHIPLEIDFVRVATYGAATHPSAPARVLSGVRLSPRGRHVLVVEDIVDTGFTTQAVLTYLKRFSPLTLRTCVLLDKPSCRRVEVPIHYLGFTLPDRFVVGYGLDKGEAYRWLPAIYALEEGDHEPAAPHRRGTG, via the coding sequence ATGGCTACAAGCACCCACGGGCACGACCCAGCCACCAGTGCACACCTCGTCCTTCTCCTCTCTCAGGAGCACCTGGCTCAAGGCATCCAGCGCCTGGCGCGTCACATACGGGAGGACTACCAGGGGTGCAACCCCCTTCTGGTCGGGGTGCTGAAAGGGGCTTTCATCTTTTTGGCCGACCTGGTGCGCGCTTTGCACATCCCCCTCGAAATCGACTTCGTGCGGGTAGCCACCTACGGCGCTGCCACCCACCCCTCCGCCCCCGCACGGGTGCTTTCAGGCGTACGCCTCTCCCCCAGGGGACGCCACGTGCTCGTGGTGGAGGACATCGTGGACACCGGGTTCACCACCCAAGCTGTCCTTACCTACCTCAAGCGCTTTTCACCCCTCACCCTGCGCACCTGCGTCCTGTTGGACAAACCCTCTTGTCGCCGTGTGGAGGTGCCTATCCATTACCTGGGCTTCACCCTGCCCGACCGCTTCGTGGTGGGATACGGCCTGGACAAAGGGGAGGCCTACCGCTGGCTCCCCGCCATTTACGCCCTGGAGGAGGGAGACCATGAACCTGCAGCGCCTCATCGCCGTGGCACGGGGTGA
- the rplQ gene encoding 50S ribosomal protein L17: MPHQVVTAKLGRPTEQRRAMLRNLVRSLFLHQRIQTTLPKARAASKLADRIITWALHAQKALDAGDTPENRAKALHYRRLALAALPDKDVVAQVFEQMPRRYRDRTSGFTRVLKVGYRRGDAAHVAILELV; this comes from the coding sequence ATGCCCCACCAGGTCGTTACTGCAAAACTGGGACGCCCCACCGAACAGCGGCGCGCCATGCTGCGCAACCTGGTGCGCTCCCTTTTCCTGCACCAGCGCATACAGACAACCCTCCCCAAGGCACGGGCTGCCAGCAAACTGGCCGACCGCATCATCACCTGGGCGCTGCACGCCCAGAAAGCCCTGGATGCCGGCGACACCCCGGAGAACCGTGCCAAAGCTCTCCATTACCGTCGTCTGGCCCTGGCCGCTTTGCCCGATAAGGATGTGGTGGCCCAGGTTTTTGAGCAGATGCCCCGCCGATACCGGGACCGCACCAGCGGGTTCACCCGTGTTCTCAAGGTAGGCTATCGTCGTGGCGATGCGGCCCATGTGGCCATCTTGGAACTCGTGTAA
- a CDS encoding alpha/beta hydrolase translates to MPSAQDSEAILTIQVVGFTFRPAPPDQGGRGLVLHTTRGDVVGIYHPVPGAQEGVLWVWGVRGGVDGPANGCYRVLAQQLAHQHGIASLRLDYRHPGVFHECVLDALAGLTFLKGMGILRAALVGHSFGGAVVIAAAPFSDIAVCVVALSTQTYGAQGAGQVSPRPLLLVHGEADTHLPPTCSHRVYAWAKEPKELVLLPGAGHSLREAASALHTLLKDWLLRHLKAPPRASGGDSAPSLL, encoded by the coding sequence ATGCCCTCGGCCCAAGACAGCGAGGCGATCCTCACCATCCAGGTGGTGGGTTTCACCTTTCGTCCTGCGCCTCCCGACCAGGGTGGGCGCGGGCTCGTCCTCCACACCACACGGGGGGACGTCGTGGGCATCTATCACCCCGTCCCGGGGGCGCAGGAGGGGGTGCTGTGGGTCTGGGGCGTGCGGGGCGGGGTGGATGGCCCGGCCAACGGATGCTACCGGGTTCTAGCCCAGCAGTTGGCCCACCAGCACGGCATCGCCTCCCTGCGTCTGGACTACCGACACCCCGGTGTTTTCCACGAATGCGTTTTGGATGCCCTGGCAGGCCTCACCTTCCTAAAAGGGATGGGTATTCTGCGGGCGGCCCTTGTGGGCCACTCCTTTGGCGGGGCGGTGGTCATCGCCGCTGCCCCCTTCAGCGATATCGCCGTCTGTGTGGTAGCCCTCTCCACCCAGACCTATGGAGCGCAGGGGGCAGGGCAGGTGTCACCCCGTCCCCTTCTCCTGGTGCACGGCGAGGCCGATACTCACCTTCCCCCCACCTGCTCCCACAGGGTGTATGCCTGGGCGAAGGAGCCTAAAGAGCTGGTCCTGCTCCCGGGGGCGGGCCACAGCCTGCGCGAGGCGGCCTCAGCCCTCCACACTTTGCTGAAAGACTGGCTCCTGCGCCACCTCAAAGCTCCGCCCCGCGCTAGCGGTGGAGATTCCGCCCCGTCCTTGCTATAA
- a CDS encoding GNAT family N-acetyltransferase, whose product MLRYAKIEDLPRLVALEREGFPPEETFSEGRLRYLLTRAQGRIVVAEENGEILGFVVLLWRYRSTIGRIYDIVVSPAARGRGIGTALLREAERIARQRGLTALALEVRATNREARCLYEHNGFVPVVDLPNYYGEGVHAIRYRKTLDTTAATAKAG is encoded by the coding sequence ATGCTTCGCTACGCCAAAATAGAGGACTTGCCCCGCCTTGTGGCTTTGGAGCGGGAGGGTTTCCCCCCCGAGGAGACCTTTTCGGAGGGGCGATTGCGTTATCTCCTAACCCGCGCCCAGGGCCGTATCGTGGTGGCGGAGGAGAATGGGGAAATTTTGGGCTTCGTGGTGCTTCTGTGGCGCTACCGCTCTACCATCGGGAGGATTTACGACATCGTGGTCTCTCCCGCGGCGCGGGGCAGGGGAATCGGAACCGCCCTGTTGCGGGAGGCGGAGCGCATCGCCCGTCAGAGGGGCCTCACCGCTCTCGCCTTGGAGGTCCGTGCTACCAATCGGGAAGCCCGCTGCCTCTATGAGCACAACGGGTTTGTCCCCGTTGTTGACCTGCCCAACTACTACGGCGAGGGTGTGCACGCCATCCGCTACCGCAAGACCCTGGACACCACCGCCGCTACGGCTAAGGCGGGCTGA
- the ade gene encoding adenine deaminase, producing the protein MNLQRLIAVARGDAPADLVLRNARIVNTFTGEIEEGHVAIAEGRIAGIGDYQDAHEVLDLQGRWLAPGLIDGHYHLESTYLTVDQYARAVVPRGTLGCVTDLHEVANVCGLRGMRWVMACARRVPLDMFFMAPSCVPATHMETSGATLGPAEVRQALRWKEVLGLGEMMNFPAVIQADPYVLAKISAARGRVRDGHAPRVTGKALNAYLAPLIGSDHETTHREEGKEKLRRGMYLMIREGSSEKNLEDLLPLVNEHTYRRCMLVVDDRTAKDIYKDGDVDAVVRKAIRLGLDPVMAITMATLVPATYFRLEGLGGIAPGYWANLLVLDDLRAFRVERVYYRGRLVAHQGRPLFTATMPKAPWMWDTVHIKPFTPADLAIRWGERDTVPVMEIVPGQIITRWVEERPLRRNGTIVADPQRDLLKLAVVERHKATGNIGLGLVKGFGLQRGALATSVAHDSHNIVVVGVSDEDILTAVREIERLRGGLTVVAQGKVLGSLALPIAGLLSPEPLEKVAQTVEELERLAGDLGCRVASPFAVLSFLALPVIPELKLTDRGLVDVMAGRFVQV; encoded by the coding sequence ATGAACCTGCAGCGCCTCATCGCCGTGGCACGGGGTGATGCCCCTGCGGATCTGGTCCTGCGCAACGCCCGTATCGTCAACACCTTTACCGGCGAGATTGAAGAGGGCCATGTGGCTATCGCCGAGGGGCGTATCGCCGGCATTGGCGACTATCAGGACGCCCACGAAGTGCTTGACCTGCAGGGGCGGTGGTTGGCCCCGGGCCTCATTGACGGCCATTATCACTTAGAGAGCACCTACCTTACAGTGGACCAGTATGCCCGTGCTGTGGTGCCGCGCGGCACCCTGGGCTGTGTAACCGACCTCCACGAGGTTGCCAATGTCTGTGGGTTGAGGGGCATGCGTTGGGTGATGGCCTGTGCCCGTCGCGTGCCCTTGGACATGTTCTTCATGGCTCCCTCCTGCGTCCCCGCCACTCATATGGAGACCTCCGGGGCCACCCTCGGACCGGCCGAGGTGCGCCAGGCCTTGCGCTGGAAAGAGGTGCTGGGTTTGGGAGAGATGATGAACTTCCCCGCCGTCATTCAAGCCGACCCGTATGTGCTGGCCAAAATTTCCGCCGCCCGTGGGCGGGTGCGGGATGGCCACGCCCCCAGGGTTACCGGCAAGGCTCTGAACGCTTACTTAGCCCCCCTCATCGGCTCCGACCACGAAACCACCCACCGGGAGGAGGGCAAGGAGAAACTGCGGCGGGGCATGTACCTGATGATTCGGGAAGGCTCTTCGGAGAAGAACTTGGAGGACCTCCTCCCCCTGGTCAATGAGCACACCTACCGCCGGTGCATGCTCGTGGTGGACGACCGCACCGCCAAAGATATCTATAAGGACGGGGATGTGGATGCGGTGGTCCGCAAGGCCATCCGCTTGGGGCTAGACCCCGTGATGGCCATCACTATGGCTACCCTGGTGCCCGCCACCTACTTCCGCCTGGAGGGGTTGGGCGGCATCGCCCCCGGCTACTGGGCCAACCTGCTCGTGTTGGACGATTTGCGGGCCTTCCGAGTGGAAAGGGTCTACTACCGTGGGCGCCTGGTGGCGCACCAGGGACGGCCCCTGTTTACAGCCACAATGCCCAAAGCCCCCTGGATGTGGGACACAGTGCACATCAAACCCTTCACCCCTGCAGATTTGGCCATCCGCTGGGGGGAGCGGGACACCGTCCCCGTGATGGAGATCGTCCCCGGTCAAATCATCACCCGTTGGGTGGAAGAGCGCCCCCTACGACGCAACGGCACCATTGTCGCCGACCCCCAGCGCGACCTCCTTAAACTGGCTGTGGTGGAGCGGCACAAGGCGACGGGCAACATCGGCCTGGGCCTGGTGAAGGGGTTCGGCCTGCAGAGGGGGGCATTGGCCACCTCCGTGGCCCACGACTCCCACAACATCGTGGTGGTGGGGGTAAGCGACGAGGATATCCTGACCGCCGTGCGGGAGATTGAGCGCCTGCGGGGAGGCCTCACGGTCGTGGCCCAGGGGAAAGTGTTGGGATCCCTGGCCCTGCCCATCGCCGGCTTACTGTCGCCCGAGCCGTTGGAGAAGGTCGCCCAGACGGTGGAGGAGTTGGAGCGCCTGGCTGGCGACCTGGGGTGTCGTGTGGCATCCCCCTTCGCAGTGCTCTCCTTCCTGGCGCTACCCGTCATCCCCGAATTGAAACTGACCGACCGGGGTTTGGTGGATGTGATGGCGGGGCGGTTCGTCCAAGTGTGA
- the rpmJ gene encoding 50S ribosomal protein L36: protein MEVQPSVKRRCEKCKIIRRKGVVRVICSNPKHKQRQG, encoded by the coding sequence ATGGAAGTCCAGCCGTCGGTGAAACGGCGCTGCGAAAAGTGTAAAATCATTCGGCGTAAGGGGGTGGTGCGGGTCATCTGCTCCAACCCCAAGCACAAACAGCGCCAGGGCTAG
- the rpsK gene encoding 30S ribosomal protein S11, with product MPQAKGRRRERKVVPVGRAYIHATFNNTIVTLTDLQGNVLAWGSAGTVGFQGSRKGTAYAAQRAAEDAARKGMEHGLRQVEVWVKGPGPGREAAIRSLQAAGLTVTAIRDVTPIPHNGCRPPKRRRV from the coding sequence ATGCCTCAAGCCAAAGGTCGTCGCCGCGAACGCAAAGTGGTCCCGGTGGGGCGTGCCTATATCCACGCCACCTTTAACAACACCATCGTTACCCTGACCGACCTGCAGGGGAATGTGCTGGCTTGGGGGAGCGCAGGGACGGTGGGGTTCCAAGGCTCCCGCAAGGGGACAGCCTACGCCGCCCAGCGGGCAGCCGAGGACGCCGCCCGTAAGGGGATGGAACACGGCCTGCGCCAAGTAGAGGTGTGGGTGAAAGGCCCCGGCCCCGGGCGCGAGGCGGCCATCCGCTCCCTGCAAGCCGCCGGCCTCACCGTGACCGCCATCCGGGACGTTACCCCTATCCCCCACAACGGATGCCGTCCGCCCAAACGCCGGCGCGTCTAA
- the map gene encoding type I methionyl aminopeptidase, whose protein sequence is MQTLRPTRVKNRPARVAASASGITLKTPEEQQAMRRAGQVVALVLERLGQALHPGMRTRDLDALAAQMIRQAGAQPAFLGYRGFPAVICVSLNEEIVHGIPGDRIIREGDLVKIDAGAIVDGMYADAARSFPVGKVHPRVHALIEVTRTALEVGIRQARPGAHIGDIGSAIQRYVESRGYAVVREYVGHGIGRALHEDPAVPNYGQPGEGPLLVPGMAIAIEPMVNMGTYLTRVQEDGWTVVTADGTLSAHFEDTVIITATGCEVITRYHGR, encoded by the coding sequence ATGCAGACACTCCGCCCCACCCGTGTGAAGAACCGCCCTGCCCGCGTGGCGGCCTCCGCCTCCGGCATCACCCTCAAAACGCCGGAGGAACAGCAGGCTATGCGCCGTGCGGGGCAGGTAGTGGCGTTGGTGCTGGAGCGGTTAGGCCAAGCCTTGCACCCGGGGATGCGCACCCGTGACCTGGACGCCCTGGCCGCCCAGATGATTCGCCAGGCGGGTGCACAGCCCGCCTTCCTGGGCTATCGGGGCTTCCCCGCCGTTATCTGCGTCTCCCTGAACGAGGAGATCGTGCATGGCATCCCGGGCGACCGTATCATTCGGGAGGGCGACCTGGTGAAGATTGACGCCGGGGCCATAGTGGACGGCATGTATGCGGATGCTGCCCGCTCCTTCCCCGTTGGGAAGGTGCATCCCCGCGTCCACGCCCTTATAGAGGTAACCCGCACTGCCCTGGAAGTGGGCATTCGCCAGGCGCGTCCGGGTGCCCACATCGGCGATATCGGCTCGGCCATCCAGCGCTATGTGGAGAGCCGCGGCTATGCGGTGGTGCGGGAGTATGTGGGGCATGGCATCGGTCGGGCTTTGCACGAAGACCCCGCCGTTCCCAACTACGGCCAGCCCGGAGAGGGCCCGCTTCTGGTGCCCGGCATGGCCATCGCCATCGAACCCATGGTGAACATGGGCACCTACCTGACCAGGGTGCAAGAGGACGGGTGGACAGTGGTAACCGCCGACGGCACCCTGTCCGCCCACTTTGAAGACACCGTTATCATTACCGCTACAGGATGCGAGGTGATCACACGATATCATGGGCGTTAG
- the rpsI gene encoding 30S ribosomal protein S9: MTTTSPAPSSAGAQAEAPRYFYALGKRKTAVAQVRLYPGGNTFLINDKPFETVFPLQTWQATVLEPFRVTETLGKFAVVAKVRGGGISAWADALRHGIARALVVADPAFKAPLRQKGLLTRDPRVKERKKYGLKRARRAPQYSKR, from the coding sequence ATGACCACTACTTCTCCCGCTCCATCTTCGGCGGGGGCACAGGCCGAGGCCCCCCGCTACTTCTACGCCCTCGGCAAACGCAAAACGGCTGTAGCCCAGGTGCGCCTCTACCCGGGGGGAAACACTTTTCTCATAAACGATAAGCCCTTTGAAACGGTCTTCCCCCTGCAAACCTGGCAGGCCACCGTGTTAGAGCCTTTTCGGGTCACCGAGACCCTGGGCAAGTTCGCCGTTGTCGCCAAGGTGCGCGGCGGAGGCATTTCCGCATGGGCCGACGCCCTCCGCCACGGCATCGCCCGGGCCCTGGTGGTGGCCGACCCCGCCTTCAAAGCCCCCCTGCGCCAGAAGGGTCTCCTCACGCGCGACCCACGGGTCAAAGAGCGCAAGAAATACGGCCTCAAACGGGCACGCCGCGCCCCCCAATACAGCAAGCGGTAA
- the rpsM gene encoding 30S ribosomal protein S13: MALVAGVNIPDNKRVTIALRALYGIGPTLAERIVRQAGITGNPRVRELTEEQLARIRDIIDKNYKVEGNLRREVQMNIRRKIEIRCYQGLRHQRGLPVRAQRTRTNARTRKGPRKTVAGRRRATAKK, from the coding sequence ATGGCTCTTGTGGCGGGCGTCAATATCCCCGACAACAAACGGGTAACCATTGCTTTACGCGCCTTGTATGGCATCGGCCCCACCCTGGCGGAGCGCATCGTGCGCCAGGCGGGGATCACCGGCAACCCCCGCGTGCGGGAACTCACCGAAGAGCAGTTGGCCCGCATCCGGGACATCATTGACAAGAACTATAAGGTGGAGGGTAACCTGCGGCGGGAGGTGCAGATGAACATCCGCCGCAAGATAGAAATCCGCTGCTACCAGGGCTTGCGCCACCAGCGGGGCCTGCCCGTGCGCGCCCAACGCACCCGCACCAACGCCCGCACCCGCAAGGGCCCCCGCAAGACAGTGGCCGGTCGGCGCCGTGCCACGGCCAAGAAATAA
- the rplM gene encoding 50S ribosomal protein L13 encodes MTRVRTLKTYVPRPQEIQPRWHLINAEGQVLGRLATRIARILQGKDKATYTPHLPTGDFVVVINAAKVVVTGKKMRQKIYYFHSGYPGGLREFTLEQMLQRDPTRVIKLAVRRMLPKSNLGRKMLSRLKVYAGPEHPHQAQIAGFPAQNTSEEVNSA; translated from the coding sequence ATGACAAGAGTACGAACCCTTAAGACCTATGTGCCCCGCCCCCAGGAGATTCAGCCCCGCTGGCACCTCATCAACGCCGAAGGGCAGGTGCTGGGACGGCTGGCCACCCGCATCGCCCGCATCCTGCAAGGCAAGGACAAGGCCACCTATACCCCTCATCTGCCCACCGGGGACTTCGTGGTGGTGATCAACGCCGCCAAAGTGGTCGTTACCGGTAAGAAGATGCGTCAGAAGATCTACTACTTCCATAGCGGTTACCCTGGCGGCCTGCGGGAGTTCACCCTGGAGCAGATGCTCCAGCGGGACCCCACACGGGTCATCAAACTGGCAGTGCGGCGCATGCTCCCCAAGTCTAACCTGGGACGGAAGATGCTCTCCCGCCTGAAGGTCTACGCCGGGCCCGAGCATCCCCACCAGGCGCAAATCGCCGGCTTCCCCGCCCAGAACACCTCTGAGGAGGTGAACAGCGCATGA
- the rpsD gene encoding 30S ribosomal protein S4, producing MGRYTGPVCRLCRQIGEKLFLKGDKCYTPKCPVERRRRSPGMHIARRRKLSDYGLRLREKQKAKYLYGLLERQFRKYVETARRQKGETGQALLRLLERRLDNVVFRLGFADSRRQARQLVRHGHILVNGKPIDIPSYLVKVGDTVTWRESSRGMPLAQALLQNGPKRTVPAWLSLEREHLTGKVLSLPQPADLDVQIDTRLIVEFYSR from the coding sequence ATGGGCCGTTACACTGGGCCAGTCTGTCGCCTGTGCCGTCAAATCGGCGAAAAGCTGTTCCTGAAGGGGGACAAGTGCTATACCCCCAAATGCCCCGTGGAGCGCCGGCGGCGTAGCCCCGGCATGCACATCGCCCGCCGGCGGAAGCTCTCCGACTACGGCCTGCGCCTGCGGGAGAAGCAGAAGGCCAAATACCTCTATGGCTTGCTGGAGCGCCAGTTCCGCAAATATGTGGAGACCGCCCGCCGTCAAAAGGGGGAAACCGGCCAGGCCCTTCTGCGCCTGTTAGAGCGTCGCCTGGACAACGTGGTCTTCCGCCTGGGATTTGCGGATTCCCGCCGCCAGGCCCGCCAACTGGTGCGCCACGGCCATATCCTCGTCAACGGCAAACCCATAGACATCCCCTCGTACCTGGTAAAAGTCGGGGACACCGTTACCTGGCGCGAGAGCAGTCGTGGCATGCCCTTGGCCCAGGCCCTGCTCCAGAACGGCCCGAAACGCACGGTGCCCGCCTGGCTCTCCCTGGAGCGGGAGCACCTCACGGGCAAGGTGCTCTCCCTCCCCCAGCCAGCGGACCTGGACGTGCAGATTGACACCCGCCTAATTGTGGAGTTCTACTCGCGCTAG
- a CDS encoding DNA-directed RNA polymerase subunit alpha, which translates to MDFPSIISQPEKTEGQRPVLRVVDTTDTYAKLILEPLEEGYGPTLGNPLRRVLLRSLPGLAVTWVRINNVPHEFTALPHIREDVLTFLQHVKGIRIRGLSGEGGRMHLAVHGPGQVCAGDIIAPAHMEIVNPEHYLATIESPEGSLEVEFNVEPGVGYLPAQQGQGLPIGTLAVDAIFSPVFKVNYLVEQSRIGQRLTYERLILEVWTDGTITPVEAVKKASQKLLDHFSIFTLAPQAAQTPGDGAVPIVQVPPEIYHMPVERLDLSTRTLNCLRRGGISKVGELLERTREQLMQIRNFGERSYEEVMQQLTAKGITIPAHLRKPDAPPPSPPRAETRPTPESDTPQSTAGPTPDPSA; encoded by the coding sequence GTGGATTTTCCCAGCATCATCAGTCAGCCAGAGAAAACGGAAGGGCAGAGGCCTGTCCTCCGGGTGGTGGATACCACAGATACCTATGCCAAGTTGATCCTGGAGCCCCTGGAGGAAGGCTATGGCCCCACCCTGGGTAACCCCCTCCGCAGGGTGCTCCTGCGCTCCCTGCCGGGGCTAGCGGTAACCTGGGTACGCATCAACAATGTGCCCCACGAGTTCACCGCTCTGCCCCACATCCGCGAGGACGTGCTCACTTTCCTGCAGCATGTGAAGGGGATTCGCATTCGGGGCCTTTCCGGCGAGGGGGGCAGGATGCATCTGGCCGTGCACGGCCCAGGCCAGGTCTGCGCCGGCGACATCATCGCCCCCGCCCATATGGAAATCGTCAATCCCGAACATTACCTGGCCACTATCGAGTCGCCGGAGGGAAGCCTGGAGGTAGAGTTCAATGTGGAGCCCGGTGTGGGCTACCTCCCCGCCCAGCAGGGGCAAGGTCTCCCCATCGGCACTCTGGCCGTAGACGCCATCTTCTCCCCGGTCTTCAAGGTCAACTACCTGGTGGAGCAGTCCCGCATAGGCCAGCGCCTCACCTACGAGCGCCTCATCCTGGAGGTGTGGACCGACGGCACCATCACCCCAGTGGAGGCGGTCAAAAAGGCCTCACAAAAACTCCTCGACCACTTCAGCATCTTCACTCTTGCTCCCCAGGCAGCTCAGACCCCTGGGGATGGGGCTGTCCCCATCGTGCAAGTGCCCCCAGAGATTTACCATATGCCCGTGGAGCGTTTGGACCTCTCCACCCGCACCCTCAACTGCCTGCGCCGCGGGGGTATCAGCAAAGTGGGGGAACTGCTGGAACGCACCCGCGAGCAGTTGATGCAGATTCGTAACTTCGGCGAGCGCTCCTACGAGGAGGTCATGCAACAACTCACGGCCAAGGGCATCACCATCCCCGCCCATTTGCGTAAGCCCGACGCCCCACCACCCTCCCCCCCGAGGGCGGAGACACGCCCCACCCCCGAAAGCGACACGCCCCAGAGCACTGCCGGCCCCACCCCTGATCCGTCCGCTTAG
- the infA gene encoding translation initiation factor IF-1: MAKKETIEVEGIVEEALPNVTFRVKLANGHTVLAHASGKIRMNFIRILPGDRVLVELSPYDLTRGRITYRFK; the protein is encoded by the coding sequence ATGGCCAAAAAAGAGACGATAGAGGTGGAGGGTATCGTGGAGGAGGCGCTCCCGAATGTAACCTTTCGGGTGAAACTGGCCAACGGCCACACCGTGTTGGCCCACGCCTCGGGCAAAATCCGCATGAACTTCATCCGCATCCTGCCGGGCGACCGAGTGCTCGTGGAGTTGTCTCCTTACGACCTCACCCGCGGGCGGATTACCTACCGCTTCAAGTAA